One region of Chryseobacterium sp. SORGH_AS_0447 genomic DNA includes:
- a CDS encoding TonB-dependent receptor: protein MNKRIQILSLLFLGISSVAFSQIKEEKLILNKKREPEVRKIEKKKTSVETIKNYPPEEKSQNPVQYNITDVPAVSDFKTSTIQGQDVTPKFEGSAQNNYLQFGMGNYGKILGDANISKTLENKIEVGVDAHFLSTQGLKKEYDWDSKQSSTTLGAFLNSYGDKGKFNLNAEYGLNSYNYYGIYALNPGDVDLDQRVNQFKVNGYYDFYSNEILNDVRVKSSFLKDHFDAQENQASILANFSKHGVEIGKSGIDLNADLGVGLETVKTEFAIRDKNNSNFFNTSLSPKVTFRKGDSYLRLGSQFSFLNGKNSNDLMAEQMKNNKAYWFPEAEFQFAAAEEFKFYGGVDGGLKINTYADLLQQNPFLLSDQYLRPTETKYHFYVGLRGDIDETFKYDVSAGYGKMRDIMFFKANSIFDNNYTLNRSAYDYANTFSAVYDDGNVGDIKGSLQYFPLANLILDGEVKFTKFDLKNYENIYNVPLLTATIGAKYTMLDQKLLLGFKGLFASDRTTNSFMIEGVGSPMMYQSTENTNDKVGGYADLNLSAEYKIHKNFSIFALGNNLLSSKYQTYKGYKVLGAQILGGVKITF from the coding sequence ATGAACAAAAGAATTCAAATATTATCCCTATTATTTTTAGGAATTTCGTCGGTGGCGTTTTCCCAGATCAAAGAAGAAAAACTGATTCTCAATAAGAAAAGAGAACCAGAAGTAAGAAAGATCGAGAAAAAGAAAACTTCGGTGGAAACCATCAAAAACTATCCGCCGGAAGAAAAATCCCAGAACCCCGTGCAGTATAACATTACCGATGTGCCTGCAGTTTCGGATTTTAAAACGTCCACCATTCAGGGGCAGGATGTTACGCCGAAATTTGAAGGTTCGGCGCAAAATAACTACCTCCAGTTCGGAATGGGGAATTACGGGAAAATCCTCGGTGACGCGAACATTTCAAAAACACTGGAAAACAAAATTGAGGTCGGTGTAGATGCCCACTTCCTTTCCACGCAGGGTCTGAAAAAAGAATACGATTGGGATTCCAAGCAGAGCTCGACGACTTTGGGCGCTTTCCTTAATTCTTACGGCGATAAAGGCAAATTCAACCTGAATGCGGAGTACGGACTGAACAGCTACAATTATTACGGGATTTATGCTTTAAATCCGGGTGATGTGGATCTTGATCAGCGCGTCAACCAATTTAAGGTAAACGGATACTATGATTTTTATTCCAATGAAATCTTAAACGATGTCCGGGTAAAATCTTCATTTTTAAAAGACCATTTCGATGCCCAGGAAAATCAGGCTTCCATATTGGCTAATTTCTCCAAGCATGGCGTAGAGATCGGCAAATCGGGGATTGATCTGAATGCCGATTTAGGAGTGGGACTGGAAACGGTAAAAACTGAATTTGCGATCCGTGATAAAAACAACTCAAACTTTTTCAACACCAGCCTTAGTCCGAAAGTGACTTTCAGAAAAGGCGATTCTTATCTGCGCTTAGGTTCTCAGTTTTCATTCCTGAACGGGAAGAATTCCAATGACCTGATGGCAGAGCAGATGAAGAACAACAAAGCGTACTGGTTCCCGGAAGCGGAATTCCAGTTTGCCGCAGCAGAAGAGTTTAAATTTTACGGAGGGGTAGACGGTGGTCTGAAGATCAATACTTACGCTGATTTGTTGCAGCAGAACCCGTTCCTGCTATCCGACCAGTATTTGAGACCGACGGAAACAAAATACCATTTTTACGTAGGGTTAAGAGGAGACATCGATGAAACTTTCAAATACGACGTTTCCGCAGGCTATGGAAAAATGAGAGACATCATGTTCTTTAAGGCCAACAGCATCTTCGATAACAATTATACGCTCAACCGTTCGGCTTATGATTATGCCAATACCTTCTCTGCAGTATATGATGATGGAAACGTGGGCGACATCAAAGGAAGCCTTCAGTATTTTCCATTGGCGAACCTGATCCTTGACGGAGAGGTAAAATTCACCAAGTTTGACCTGAAAAACTACGAGAATATTTACAATGTTCCGCTACTTACGGCTACAATCGGTGCAAAATATACCATGCTGGATCAAAAATTATTGCTCGGTTTTAAGGGGCTTTTTGCGAGCGACAGAACGACGAATTCCTTTATGATTGAGGGAGTTGGAAGTCCGATGATGTACCAGTCTACCGAGAACACCAACGATAAAGTAGGGGGGTATGCCGATTTAAATTTGTCGGCAGAGTATAAAATTCACAAAAATTTTAGTATTTTCGCACTCGGAAATAATCTTCTGAGCTCAAAATACCAGACGTACAAAGGATACAAGGTTCTCGGTGCACAGATTTTGGGAGGTGTGAAGATTACGTTCTAA